The Phocoena phocoena chromosome 4, mPhoPho1.1, whole genome shotgun sequence genome contains a region encoding:
- the GPR171 gene encoding G-protein coupled receptor 171 yields MTNSSTFCPVYRDLEPLTYFFYLVFLVGIIGSCFAAWAFIQKNTNHRCVSIYLINLLTADFLLTLALPVKITVDLGVAPWKLRIFHCQVTACLIYINMYLSIIFLAFVSIDRCLQLTYSCKIYRIQEPGFAKMISTVVWLMVLLIMVPNMVIPIKDMKEKPNVGCVEFKKEFGRNWHLLTNFICIAIFFNFSAIILISNCLVIRQLYRNKDNENYPNVKRALINILLVTTGYIICFVPYHIVRIPYTLSQTEVISDCSTRISLFKAKEATLLLAVSNLCFDPILYYHLSKAFRLKVTETFASRKETKAQKEKSSGENNA; encoded by the coding sequence ATGACCAACAGTTCTACCTTCTGCCCAGTTTACAGAGACCTGGAGCCGctcacatattttttttatttagttttccttGTTGGAATTATTGGAAGTTGTTTTGCAGCCTGGGCTTtcatacagaaaaacacaaatcacAGGTGTGTGAGCATATACTTAATTAATTTGCTTACAGCCGACTTCCTGCTTACTCTGGCATTACCAGTAAAAATCACTGTCGACTTGGGCGTGGCCCCCTGGAAGCTGAGGATATTCCACTGCCAAGTAACAGCCTGCCTCATCTACATTAATATGTACTTATCAATTATCTTCCTAGCATTTGTTAGCATTGATCGCTGTCTTCAGTTGACATACAGCTGCAAGATTTATCGAATACAAGAACCTGGATTTGCCAAAATGATATCGACTGTTGTATGGTTAATGGTCCTTCTTATAATGGTGCCAAACATGGTAATTCCCAtcaaagacatgaaggaaaagCCCAACGTGGGTTGCGTGGAATTCAAAAAGGAGTTTGGAAGAAACTGGCATTTGCTGACAAATTTCATATGCATAGCAATATTCTTCAATTTCTCAGCCATCATCTTAATATCTAACTGCCTTGTCATTCGACAACTCTACAGAaacaaagataatgaaaattatccaaaTGTGAAAAGAGCTCTCATCAATATACTTTTGGTGACTACAGGCTACATCATATGTTTTGTTCCTTATCACATTGTCCGAATCCCATACACCCTCAGCCAGACAGAGGTCATATCTGACTGCTCCACCAGGATTTCACTTTTCAAAGCCAAGGAGGCCACACTGCTGCTGGCTGTGTCCAACCTGTGTTTTGATCCGATCCTGTACTATCACCTCTCAAAAGCTTTCCGCTTAAAGGTCACGGAGACGTTTGCTTCACGTAAGGAGACCAAGgctcagaaagaaaaatcaagtggTGAAAACAATGCATAA